In one Mastacembelus armatus chromosome 19, fMasArm1.2, whole genome shotgun sequence genomic region, the following are encoded:
- the LOC113135283 gene encoding tryptase: MAAWTTLILLMCAVLTEQGAKAQDCGVAPLKTRIVGGANATAGSWPWQVSIHFTGTHICGGTLINNQWVLTAAHCIDSTTLTNWTLYFGRVIQNGTNLHEVNHNLSKIVVHPNYNNSLYNNDIALMKLSSPITFTDYIRPVCLASNSSQLYNSTPCWATGWGQLTAKQTLPPTQPLQEVQIPVIGNKQCSCDYLSVEVANITSNMMCAGQAGKGVCMGDSGGPLQCKQGSVWIQAGVVSFGVPCATGSFPEVYTRISEYQTWITGQVAESNVSFVTFTSNGTNQDSSFVCRSTTTAAPSSAVRSTVNELALIVIYVTVFLHHAVAP; the protein is encoded by the exons GGGCAAAGGCTCAGG ACTGTGGCGTGGCACCTCTTAAGACCAGGATTGTGGGTGGTGCAAATGCCACAGCTGGGTCATGGCCCTGGCAGGTCAGCATACACTTTACTGGCACCCACATTTGTGGAGGAACCCTTATCAACAACCAGTGGGTCCTCACAGCCGCCCACTGCATCGACTC aaCAACACTGACAAATTGGACCCTCTACTTTGGAAGAGTGATTCAGAATGGCACTAATCTTCATGAGGTGAACCATAATTTGTCTAAAATTGTCGTCCATCCAAATTATAACAATTCGCTGTACAACAATGACATTGCCCTGATGAAGCTCAGCAGCCCCATCACTTTCACTGACTACATCCGGCCTGTCTGCCTGGCAAGTAACTCCAGCCAGCTCTACAACTCCACCCCCTGCTGGGCCACTGGCTGGGGTCAACTTACAGCAAAAC AAACACTTCCACCTACTCAGCCACTGCAGGAAGTTCAGATTCCTGTTATTGGAAATAAGCAATGCAGCTGTGATTACCTCTCTGTAGAAGTTGCAAACATCACTTCTAATATGATGTGCGCTGGGCAAGCAGGCAAAGGAGTATGCATG GGGGACTCTGGTGGACCTTTGCAATGCAAACAAGGCTCCGTGTGGATCCAGGCTGGTGTTGTAAGTTTTGGAGTACCTTGTGCCACGGGTAGTTTTCCTGAAGTCTACACCCGAATATCTGAGTACCAGACCTGGATCACAGGCCAAGTGGCTGAGTCAAATGTCAGCTTTGTGACATTCACCTCCAACGGCACCAACCAAGACAGCAGCTTTGTGTGCCGCAGCACAACCACAGCAGCTCCATCTTCTGCAGTACGATCCACTGTAAATGAGCTTGCATTAATTGTTATCTATGTGACAGTGTTTCTGCACCATGCTGTAGCTCCGTAG